The window ATCGTGAAGTGGATGAAGATCAAATAACGAATGGGGATAATGGGGATAACGGTAATAATGTTAATAGCGATGATGGATATAATTGGAGAAAATATGGGCAAAAACAAGTAAAAGGGAGTGAGTATCCAAGAAGCTATTACAAGTGTACTCATACAAATTGTCCGGTCAAGAAAAAAGTGGAGCGATCACACGAGGGACACATCACCGAGATTATTTATAAGGGGGCCCACAATCATCCAAAACCTCCTCCCAACCGTAGATCCGGGATTGGATCTTCGATTGACGTACAAGGTGACGGGGATTGGGGGCATGATGGTAATAACCTTGAAGTGGTGTCATCAACTATGCTTCACCAAGGTCAAAATGGAACTCCTTTTGAATCTAGTGATGTTGTGGATGGTTCCACGACCTTTTCTaacgatgaagaagaagatgatcgtGCGACACATGGCAGCGTGTCGTTGGGTGGTGACGGTGAAGGAGATGAATCCGAGTCAAAACGGAGGTTCCCAAATTCTCTctttatttttttagaaaaagtGTGTTTGTTTTTTTTGTTGTGAAAACTGTGAATGTTGTTTGATATTACAGAAAGGTTGAAACTTATGCAGCAGATGTAAGTGGGGCCAGCCGAGCGATACGGGAGCCAAGAGTAGTTGTGCAAACGACAAGCGAGGTGGACATTCTCGATGATGGTTACCGCTGGCGTAAGTATGGGCAAAAAGTCGTAAAAGGAAATCCAAATCCAAGGTTATTACCATATTATTATTACGCGTTTTCTTTGTTAGATTGATGTTTTAAAAGATGGtagataacaacaacaacaacaacaatacccaatcccgcgcctgcgaggtatgggggaggtaaactagaagagaagtcgtttctgttaccacgagtcgagagaattctccacccacgggaaaggaaattcatccccctctctactccagagtagagagattgcttccgtgaggacctccggctaaaaaaagacttttttttttttttaatttaaaactaaaaaaatagaaattaaaaaataaattaaaagatacaaagataaataaaaaataataatacaaataataaaatatatagataaaaaaaaaaaaaaaaaaaaaaaaagatggtaGATAACGTTTTGTGTTTGTATTTGATGCAGGAGTTACTACAAATGCACAAGTACGGGATGCTCGGTAAGGAAACATGTGGAGAGGGCATCACACGACCTTAAATCAGTGATCACGACGTATGAAGGTAAACACAATCACGATGTGCCAGCAGCTCGTAACAGCAGCCATGCTAACTCGACCATCGCAAACAATTCACAAGCTCAGTCCTTTCAATCTCAAAACATGGCTAGGTTTGAAAGGCCTCATTACGGGTTGCAGCAAGGTCCACATGGTTATGGGTATGGGATGAACCTGGGTCAAATGGGTGGGATGGGACTGAACCAAGGGAAAATGCCAGTTCATCAGTATGTTGGACAAATGAATGAGATAGGAATGATGGTGCCGAAAGGAGAACCAAAGGTGGAGCCTGTAACGGACCCTGGTTTTAACTTGGTTAATGGTTCGTCTGCGTACCATCATCAGATTATGAATAGGATGCCGCTTGGTTAATGGTTCGTCTGGTTTtaaatctttttcgcatttcagcAAAAAGTAGAAATATTTACAACTTTATATAATATggttttttatttttatgttgTAACCTTCAGACTTTTCTTCCTTTAAACAACTTATGTGAACAACTGAAACTATATATAAGGAATTCTTTGTTGAAAAGTATATATAGCAGTTTTAGCCTGAAATCAGCCTgtactatttatatttatatttatatttatatacataataatttagGGTCATATTGATGCATTTTTAAGACAATAAATTGATCAAAAACCGATATTCTGCACTTCATGTATCTATATCTATCAAGGACAAAAGTAACATAAAAAACAACCTTTAAGCTCGTTACAAGTTCGGGTTTATTCACCACATTTTCTCAGTAATCCTGACTAGGGTTAAAAATTGTATCGGTATAGCAATACACGTATAATATAACAGTATAACACCTACGTATTCGATATATCCCATCTCCATCTTCAAAAGTCTAGAGGGTGTCGTGAAAATGTATACACCCGTCTGCCATTTCGACAACAACATATTCAAAACTCTGCATTTTGTATGGTCTTTTAATGGCCATTGGATGTCTTCTCTTCAATATGATCTTCTGGCCTCTGCAGATATTCGTGCCCCCTACGATTAAGCTCCTCTCTGCATCACAATATATCGGATTATGATGGAAATAGCTAAACAATATGAACATATTATAAGTCTctaaatttttaataaaatgatgagGAAAGCAGTGATGTCACCTGAGACAGTTCCAGACAGAATGGTAATAAAGAATAGCAACAATCCTGCGTTTCTTCTCTTCTTGAAAATCAACAGCGCGTTGTACCACAGGCAACTGCTTTATTCCTTTCGCCTCCATTAGTTTTTTAGCGATTGCCAAATCCGTATCGGGATAACAAGTCAAAAGTCCACGCTTTCTTCCACGATAGCTTATCCCGCGGGTGCACACAGATGACACAAGACACTCGTTGAACTGCAAAACATCCTACATTAGAAATCATTAAAGTAAAATGTGAAGTGTTTGTATATCAGACATCAAGCATACATCTGGAGTTAACGAGCCGCCATCAGAAAATTCATCGTAGTTCCTCAATATGCCACGTCTGATGTCACCATATGTCAAAATCCCTTCCAAATGTTCTTCGGAATCGATAATAAGCACACAAGTTTGTTGCCCGTTGTCCATACACTGTACAGCCTCTTTAATAGTTGATGATAATGGGACGTTAAGGTAGTTGGTTGACATAGCCTGCGCAACCTGATTAACAAAATATATGATATGGACACCAAGCAACAAGACACTGACATTTTTTATAATAAAAGAATTAATATAAACCTTCAAATCCTCAAGAATAATATCTTCATCGATTGGTTCATGGTTGTCATCGGGCCCCATAATACAAAGTTCCAAATCATCTCCATCTGTTTGTCTCAAATTTTCAAATTTGTCAACTGGTGAAAGCATCGAATAACCTCTTTTTGTATCAGATCTTTCACTTTCTTTCGACTGGTTTGCAACAGATGGTACCCATATTGCTAACCCAACAGCCCCCTAAAAACAAAAACATTCAACACGAATTATTTACAGATACTGATAAATGATGATCCAATTTTATAACTTTTTTCGATTACACATTACCATAAGTGGAAGCAAGATTCTATAGTCCTTCGTCAGCTCAAAAAGCAGTAAAACTGAAGTCAACGGAACCGAACAGACCGAAGCCAACGTTGCAGCCATCCCAACCTACAATGTAAGGTTGTACTCATAATCATCAAGGCATAAATATAACTTTTTTGCACCGGCGGTCCCTCGTTTATACATCAAATTGCATGCCGCGTCCCTGTCATTATTTTTAGCTCCAGTGGTCCCTCAATTTTACAAATGTTGCATTGGTGGTCCCCCCGTCTACTTTCCGTAATGGCACTTAACGGACATTATTTACTGAAAATAAACAGAGGGACTACCAAGGCAACATTTGTAAAATTAAGAGACCACCGGAGCTAAAACATAATGACGGGGACGCAGCATCCGGCATGCAATTTAATGTATACACGAGGGACCACCGGCGCAAAAAAGGTCCATAAAATATGTATTTATAAagcaagaaagaaagaaagaggatTACTAATGCATACGCCTGTGGCTCAGCAATAGCAGTATTCCCGGGTATAGCCGAGTTAATTAACTGTCCAGCCGAACCACCGAAAACGGCACCAACCGCAGCACCAATCATCAAACTAGGTGCATACAGCCCACCAACGAGCCCAGAGCCTTTGCATAGAGCCGTGGCTACAACTTTAGCTGCAGCCAACTGAGCCAGAAGCCATATTCCAGGAGCCGAAGCTATTTTCCCGGTATGTAAAATCTCATCAACATTTGTAAACCCCCAGTACAAAACTCCAGGGTACTTAAGTGCAATTATCCCGGCCCCTAAACCGCCTAACGCAGGTGTGACTACACTAGGAAGTCCAAATCTTTCTTTTATGTATTCAAATGCATTACTAAACCATGTAACCAAACGGGTGAACAATACACTAACCACTCCACATAGCATACCTAATATCAGATACAAAGGTAGTTCAGCAGCAGATTTTAAATCATATGTGGGCACTGTGAACGCCTGTTTTTCGCTAAGAACGGCGtttgaaacggttgatgaaataaCAGATGCTAATATGATCATTGCAGTTGTGAAGGGAGGGGAATTTTCAGCACGCAAAGGTCTTAAAACAGTTTCGATGGCAAAGAATGAACCAGCAACTGCTGCATTAAAACCTGAAAAGAACAAGAAGATAATAGAGCTAAATCAAATGGAAAACTTTGTGCAACTTCATCTAGATGAAGACATTATATCATAAGAAAATTAATAACAGCAATTTGGTAGTGAATAATGATAAAACGGGCTATAGGAGATTGTGTCAAATTGGGTTTGAAGTTATGGTAATAAGATGATCAGCTGTTTGAGTGTAAATGAAACCAAAAACAGGTAAAAAAACAGATAATCAAAATCAGTTTTGTTGCAGCTACTACTAACCTGCATCTATTATGCATTATGCATAACAATTTGTTAAAATaatcaaataataaaataataatcagATAATCACTTCTAAAAACCAACTGATATAAAGAATACAGATAAAAGGTGAAAACCTGAAGCTATGCCGGCAGCTGCACCGGCTGCAACAAGAGCTATCCTGCGTTCTTTATTGTTTTCCATCATTAACGAACATCCATTTGCACATGATTTTCCAATATCTACACTTGGGCCTTCAGGCCCCAAAGAACAACCAGTACCTAACGTTACTGCCGCTTGGATAGCTTTAACTGTTGGAAAGATTCCAGAAAGAAAACTTGAACCATTTCCGGGAGTTGATTGCTTTATTTGGTCTAATATTTCAAGTAAACCGTGTAACATCCCAACTATGACTCCTCCGGTGACCGGAATCAAAAGTATCCTATGCCATGTGTCCGCCAGTCTCTGTAGCCGTAACCAAGCAGCACCTTCGTTTGGTGTACCAGCCCATGCCCATCCATGTATCACATGCACCTGTATTCATTACCTCACTGTCAACCAATGAGTAACTACTTTTAGCAAGTTTACAGATTGAAGCATAACCATGCTCAGTTCAAATCTGTTATACTCAATTCAATGTAAATCTACCTTATATGCATCATATATCAGATCTACAAAACCTAACAATTCTATAAAACTTACACCACGATTAAATGCAGCTACACAGAGACCAGTAGCAAGGCCAAGAAGACATCCAATAAGCAGCAACGCCCATTCCGGCGGAGCTCCGTCACCGAGAACCTCAtcatcagcaccacccgcaccgACATTACCTCCATTTCTTCTAGGAGATATACGATCTCTATCCGACCACCGTGCCCTAGGTGATCGCCGCTTAATACTAAGCTTTTTACCGGAGAACGCTCTATCCAACCGATTCCATAGATCCTTAATACTTTTATTACTTCTAGCAGATGATTTGGCAGATGAAACTTGACCTTCTAAATCCTTATTATCCGAAGATGATGAATTCGATCTCAATAGAATTGTGCCATCACTGTGATCCGTACCGGACATTTTATTTGTTACAAACCCTAACTTGTATGCATAATCGGACATACACTATTTTATCTCATTATCGTTTAAAAAAATTAGGTTTAATTTGATTGAATTAAGAGGTGGATCTGGTTAATAGAATTGATTTGAGTGATTTGTGGAAGCTTGATTATGAATTAATATTAACGGTGATTCACGGAAAAAGAAATTATAAAATTTTGAATTTGATGAGGGAAGTAACGGAGTGTTAGGCTGTGGATCCGGTGAAGGATTAATGCCGGTGACCTGTGACCGGAAAAAGTTAACGAAACCGGAAATAAAATGAACGGAAAAATGAAAAAAGGTTGCTGTTGGATGTGTTTAATGGAATGAAATGAATCCCGCACGATTTTTTAAAATGGAAATTTGTAGCTTATCACCCAACAAAACTTGAACATGAAATAGGTTTGTGATCCGTGCTTCGCGACGAAATTTGTAAACCGTTTTTTTTAGTTGTTTTACATCTCGTTTTATTGAATAGATACCACGAATGGTTATACTAATTCACTattacataaacataacttacactATTTCATAAACAACTTACATCATTTCATTAGGGCAATGAGATTAACAAAATTTGGACTAGCAGAAGATGATTACAGTGCCCTAACTTACAAACTGAAAATAACAATAAATCGATCTAGTTATAACCAAAATGATCTTTCCAAACAGTTAACTCATAGGACCAAAAGCATGACATGCATTCTTGTATCGGCAGGTATAATTCAAAGACGTGTCGGTGTGGAAGGTAGGGTTTGTGACAGGTCAAAGGGCAATGCGTTGCGAGGTCAGTGAATGGCTGGCGATTTGTTTTCCATGAGTCTCGCAACATAGCGAAAACCTTGCTTCTAACTGCAACTACTAAATCTAAGTTTTCTGCTGAAAATGTTTGATTTAGCATTTCCAATCCGATATTCTTTGCCTCATTTTGGTTAGAGGCAAACATGTTTAAGCCGTAGACATAAAATGACTCTAAAAGTTTATGGTTAGTATCTTCCTTTATTTTTTGAAGCCCTAACTGGATGTCTTTAGCGTCAAAGTAGAGATGCAAACCTAACCGAAAAATGGCTTGAGGATTACCCGAAAGAAGACAACGATTGTAAAATGAGACCATGGTATTTCCCCAAGGAACCGTAGAGTAATTATCTAAGGATATCCTTTTAACAACCAAAGGATCCTCAGAGAACATCAAGAATGATTTGCAGATGGTTTTTGCCGAGAACAGTTGAATGCATGATGAACTACCAACTCTTGACAATATCTCAACAATCATTTCTTGTGGAAGATGTTCGAGAATATTCATTTCAGCAGCATCCATTTTCAATATTTTTTTTAAGTTTGAAGATTTTTTGTAACTTCTTAAGTGGTTGGTGTGTCTtgggatttgttttttgaaaatttTGTTTATATAGTTGATTAAGTAAGATGAATGGTCACAGTCTTTGATTAAGTAAGATGAATGTTCATGAATAGTTACATTTTTTGGTGAATAGGTGCCATGGATGGTTACATCATTTAATGTAAAATTTATACCATTTTGATGAAGAATTTACATTGTTAATTAACTAATATATACGTATTCTGTCCAATACTGCATATGAAGAGGGTTGTTAAGTAACTAATAACTGGTTTTAGAAACATTAAGTTCTTACAGTCACTACACATGTTCAGACATGTTAGATATATTGTTACAGGCATTACATTTGTTAAGTAAATtgttttacaaaatatatattgcTCTTAAATGAAGATTCAAATTAAGCTTCTGTGGATCTTTTGATCTTCTTGACATTGAAATTTTGCTGGTCTTGATTGTATGTCACAATGCACTTATCTCCATTATTcaaactgttttttttttttttttgaattgacTCCACCCTGCAGAAACAGCATACTTTCACTTCTTCTTACTTCCTTCAACTATAAACTTTTATTGGCTTGAGCTTCCATCCAGATTTATTACATTTACATTCGACCCACTTGACATGGCGGGTAGTGAATTCATTTCTTCAGGAATACGCCGTGTTATAAAATAGAAGTAATATTTAAATAACTAACCTTTGTCAGAAACAACTACCAAAAAATATACAGATGTCATTTGACATAAGTAAAAATTTAATGTGAGTAGTAATATAGGTTTAGTAGTTATTTACCAAACATTTTGCTTTTTGATTAGAATTGTGAATTGAAGAGGTTGATTGGTTGTTGGACTGGCATTAACTGGAACATTTTGTGATGCAGCCTTTGCTTGATCTGGAACACTATTGATCATTGTCCGCATTATTTGTTGATGGTAGTTATCAACATTGGTTTTCAGATGAGCACCAATATAATTATGGTACTGATCGTGGATAGATGTTGTCGTGCTCCTTTCGACACAGTTTGGGCAGTAAACAGATACATCTAAAGTGTTAACATCAATTCTCTTGATAATCATCAAATCTAGGGGATGTACTTCAAGATGTTGCAGGATAGTAGACCAACCAAAACTGAAAGAGACTTTGTTACCATTAGTTGTAAGTCTAACCCTACGGCGAAAACCACGAACAGTTGTTATCCACATAACATGTTGTGGTGGATATATTGTTGATTGGTTTAGAATCCATTTAGGTGGAAGCCTCTGCAATTAACATACGGGCTCAAAAATCCTAGTTCGTATGAAACATCATTCATGAGGTCTTCCATATCCTTAGATAAGTGGCAATGATCAGGCTTGCATATGACTTACTTAAAAAAAATATAGATTATCTTTAATTTTTTGATGAAGTTCTAACTTAAAAGTAACGGTACTCCTATTTTTAATTGGCATTTGATAAAATAATCTTTTAAACGTAAAAATAAGTATAGATTACTATAATAGGAAAACGAGGTAAAATAGTTACCTTATTATGAAATTTGCCCtaaattttattacttataaaTGATGTTCGTTTTGGTAAATTTACATGTTAACTATCAAAATAATCTGATTTTCCCAAACACTCAAATATTGATTATCTAATTACTACGATTTCAAACTGCATAATCAAATTCAAATACCATTTATTAAAAACACGTTTTGCTACAGCTGATTATGTTATcactattatttaaaacacataatcAAATTTCAAAATGCAAAATAAAACACTCGCTTAATACTTAAAAACATGTTTAAACGATTAAAGTAAACATATACTATATGAATTTCTATTTTAAGTTCAAAAATAAAAAACGCATGTTGATGTATAGATAGCTTTGCTGTTAATGAGAACATAATCAtaacaattaaaaaaataaaagagtTGATGATTTAATCTTATAATAAGATGGGGTATACTTTGATAAGTTATAAAAGATATGGGTGCTAATATGACAAACATTAATTTTATATCTACTCTCCATCAATTCAACATTTAGGAAAATAGGCTCTAACTTTACAACTTCAACAGCCGACGGATTTACAGCAGCCATAGAAGCTATACTGTAACATCCCgtatttttccgtttactttccgttatactattttaacatccgttatataattataacatcttctgttaatatgcgttttaaaatatttcgtttaggtaattcacgcacccgcttttgaacttgagggactaaacttgccaagagaccaaagatttgactaggtcaactagtcaaacctttctCCTCTACTAACTCATTCATATCCTCTTTCTCtttttgatacttccaaatcctctcaacattcaatcaaagattcatcatctattcaagatctagcaagcatcaattcaaataaattacatatttggaatccttgcatcttcctcttcgaattcataccaactttattgcatttgagtaactttctaaaaacactagattttgtgttcttgatgtttttaacttataaaatgttaattagtgtctatggctcaagtctaacatgaatatatgatttgtatgcttgttcttgtcattttgatgtaactagcttaaacttgaaatgggtgtgctcaatcttgagttttggttgatcatatgttgttagatgttaaaagtgtatgtattaaatgtgttactagcatcactagcttcaatttggtatgtaagttgacttggaaaagcctcattaacatgattaaggatattatgatttttagttagggtttggtagccttaaatgtgatctttgatgcattaaaagccttgcgatattgtttgtaagtgtttagtagtattgtatgcataattacctacgaaacgacgtattatatgtgtgtagtaagttcccgaatcatcttatgtgttttacgaacttgaaaccttgataacgagctttaaatgatcaatcgacgagaattcgattattgtaaatgatgtttttgttcgatgaaaagtatttagttgtattccttgttaaattacctttccaacgatataagatacgtgttttgaatgtttacggatccatagttatggttgtttgaagttggattcgtgcattaagtattaaaactgcccagaattgctgaacagatacatggagcggcgctcTATACCCTTGAGCAGCGCTCCAAACCTTGTTGTCTAAAAgtacactttttcgtttaattctaactatgatacgcacctccgattaacatgaaacttgttctaacatgctcatatatgattaaaaacctcagaaaaatagttcgggacccgacccgaacgtgttgacttttttgttgactttgacttgaccaaagttgacttttgtccaaacttaaccaaatacttatgcaatcattctaacatgcttttatacttgtaccttgcatgaaacttgacaatttgattcacatgctataataatcgagtcgtaacgagccataggattaattgaacactttgactgaCCAtgattaccgatattgatataacctattcgtttaggtcaagactagcatttgttcttgcacacgtttacctgGTGAAGTACTTATTAactcgtacactcaaggtgagatcatagtcccacttttactcttttataaatacatttgggatgagaaaaacataacgTTTCGTttaacaaagtgaacacaagtacgaaaacgaacattctacatacgagttagaacaaaaatcctcaattcgattatcattagttacacttgccgggtgtaagcgagaacttatgttgtatggccatatgggtttgacaaaccctcattcggacggttcgctaccgttatgcggatgaaatatatttttgagaaacaatgtatgttctaacactatttgtgatggggtaacgttagttaagccttgataattgggtgctcgtgataacaacttttagaatttttttactattacttcaacgttataaatcttgtggttcaacttacttacatactcacttactaaaactatgatttcaccaacgttttcgttgagagattttctatgtttttcccaGGTCCTTGAacaatatgtgttacatgcttccgctcactattttgatacttgcttggatatcgagtatacatgcatacatggagcatcttttgactttacatttaaactgtgtcgcataggtttcatttgtacgtaaaACGTTGTAActtcactagttgttgaactatttttgtaaacttgaaacatctatacatttgaaataaatgcgacatattttggtcaaacgtcattttaaagacttatgatcacgtaatgggacctaagtagacggcgccgtcaatgacgattttgtcgggttgctacatATACCACTAATTAGGTATGTAAATTTGATATTTGATGATTGATTATTGTATTTATTGATCTAAATATCAAATACTAATTGTTTACTTCAACCAATACAAAATATGCATTGTTCATATTATTATATAACCTTAAatcctattattattgttattattattaattatttattattattattattattattattattattattattattattattattattattattattatttttattatatgcatGATTTTGTAATCATATAGTAGTTCGAGTGTTGGGTACTGGCTGTTCCATCCTACAAAAGATAAAATAAAGTGAAATATAGTTTATATTTACACATTATAAAGTAGGTAGCACATTGAAGATAACGGATAGTATATGTATTTAGAGATGTTGTCTGACAATTATGGTAACTTATTAGGAAGTACTTGTGAAGGAATTATAGGTGGTCAAGTGAGTGGTTTCTTCGTGATCAACAACTGGATAAAGAAATCATGTTTATTAGTGATGAGACCGTTGTAACAAAGTGTGACCGCAAGCTTTTCAGACAGACGGGAGAAAATTTTTAAAGATGAAGATGAGGAGACCAAGACGGGAGCTGCAGCAGTTAACGTTAGAATAAACGACTACCATATTTCACAAGAGAAGTAGAAAGAGGAAGATTCAAAAAACAGAGAAAAACAAGAAGATATGTAAGCGTAGATGATTATATATTC of the Rutidosis leptorrhynchoides isolate AG116_Rl617_1_P2 chromosome 5, CSIRO_AGI_Rlap_v1, whole genome shotgun sequence genome contains:
- the LOC139848268 gene encoding probable WRKY transcription factor 2; this encodes MGGFDDHVNVIGDWMPPSPSPRTFFKDMLSEANSKSVSEPPKLDNLTSGFTFPGPDTQSWSANGDQATKRSGLVERMAARAGYNAPRLNTDIIKPSADVEKQSFVTIPPGLSPTSFLDSPVFLSNSLAQPSPTTGKFPFPLNGKSSMMFSDSSDRNNDKLYQDFNGASFAFKPVPESAPVSREVNPPFMSWQSENRVPENRAVNANFHEHREVDEDQITNGDNGDNGNNVNSDDGYNWRKYGQKQVKGSEYPRSYYKCTHTNCPVKKKVERSHEGHITEIIYKGAHNHPKPPPNRRSGIGSSIDVQGDGDWGHDGNNLEVVSSTMLHQGQNGTPFESSDVVDGSTTFSNDEEEDDRATHGSVSLGGDGEGDESESKRRKVETYAADVSGASRAIREPRVVVQTTSEVDILDDGYRWRKYGQKVVKGNPNPRSYYKCTSTGCSVRKHVERASHDLKSVITTYEGKHNHDVPAARNSSHANSTIANNSQAQSFQSQNMARFERPHYGLQQGPHGYGYGMNLGQMGGMGLNQGKMPVHQYVGQMNEIGMMVPKGEPKVEPVTDPGFNLVNGSSAYHHQIMNRMPLG
- the LOC139847364 gene encoding chloride channel protein CLC-f-like; translation: MSDYAYKLGFVTNKMSGTDHSDGTILLRSNSSSSDNKDLEGQVSSAKSSARSNKSIKDLWNRLDRAFSGKKLSIKRRSPRARWSDRDRISPRRNGGNVGAGGADDEVLGDGAPPEWALLLIGCLLGLATGLCVAAFNRGVHVIHGWAWAGTPNEGAAWLRLQRLADTWHRILLIPVTGGVIVGMLHGLLEILDQIKQSTPGNGSSFLSGIFPTVKAIQAAVTLGTGCSLGPEGPSVDIGKSCANGCSLMMENNKERRIALVAAGAAAGIASGFNAAVAGSFFAIETVLRPLRAENSPPFTTAMIILASVISSTVSNAVLSEKQAFTVPTYDLKSAAELPLYLILGMLCGVVSVLFTRLVTWFSNAFEYIKERFGLPSVVTPALGGLGAGIIALKYPGVLYWGFTNVDEILHTGKIASAPGIWLLAQLAAAKVVATALCKGSGLVGGLYAPSLMIGAAVGAVFGGSAGQLINSAIPGNTAIAEPQAYALVGMAATLASVCSVPLTSVLLLFELTKDYRILLPLMGAVGLAIWVPSVANQSKESERSDTKRGYSMLSPVDKFENLRQTDGDDLELCIMGPDDNHEPIDEDIILEDLKVAQAMSTNYLNVPLSSTIKEAVQCMDNGQQTCVLIIDSEEHLEGILTYGDIRRGILRNYDEFSDGGSLTPDFNECLVSSVCTRGISYRGRKRGLLTCYPDTDLAIAKKLMEAKGIKQLPVVQRAVDFQEEKKRRIVAILYYHSVWNCLREELNRRGHEYLQRPEDHIEEKTSNGH
- the LOC139848479 gene encoding putative F-box protein At1g67623 is translated as MDAAEMNILEHLPQEMIVEILSRVGSSSCIQLFSAKTICKSFLMFSEDPLVVKRISLDNYSTVPWGNTMVSFYNRCLLSGNPQAIFRLGLHLYFDAKDIQLGLQKIKEDTNHKLLESFYVYGLNMFASNQNEAKNIGLEMLNQTFSAENLDLVVAVRSKVFAMLRDSWKTNRQPFTDLATHCPLTCHKPYLPHRHVFELYLPIQECMSCFWSYELTVWKDHFGYN